ATTCACATTCAACAAGTCATCAAGTTCGTCGTTATTTCTGTAAGTTAAAAAGACTTGGCCGGTGTTTGCACGCGTGGCTAATATGTGATTCATTCTTTCTCTCTCTTTGTCCGTTCTGGTAAGCTCATGTCTTTTGATTTTTTCGGGATATTCTTCCGCCGCAACACATGCTACCAACCCTGTTTGGGTGTGCTTTCCCATCGTTTGGGAGTAGAGATAAAATTTTGGTTTTTCCTCCCTTACCAACACATTTTCACTTATCAACCTTTTCAGTTCTCTTGCCGCCACTTCGTATATGCTTTCTCCCTCTTTCGCCACAACTTCAGGCCGTATGACCCTCATGAAAGAGTAAGGCTCTCTGGCATATTCTTCAGCTTCTTCCTTTGTGACCACATCATAAGGGGGACATTGAACCTTCTCAACGTACTTTGGATCAGGTCTCAGCGCTCTAAAAGCTCTTACGATCATTTCCTTTCCTCCTCCTTCTCCTTTTGCAAGCTCTTAAAAGTTGATTCCTTCGTGTTTCAAAAGCCACTTTTTTCTCCATAAACCTGCACTGAATCCCCCCAAGCCGCCTTTTGCCGTTACCCTATGACAGGGTATGACGATAACAAGGTCGTTTTTCCCCAACGCATTTGCCACCGCTCTGTATGCCTTTGGTTTACCTATAATTTCGGCAATGTCTGAGTAAGTCTTTACATTCCCAAAAGGAATAGCCTGTGTTGCCTTCCAGACTTTTTTCTCAAAATCAGTTCCATTCATTAAAATTGGGATATCGAATACGGTACGTTTTCCGTGAAAATATTCGTCCAACTGCTTTAATGCGCTCTTGATAACTTCAGAAGGCGTTTTGTGCTCTTTCTCTCTTACACGCGCTTTTTTTATGAAACTTATTGTAGATATTTTTCCTTCTTTTTCGACTATCAAGATGTTGCCAATAGGACTTTTAAAGATGAAACTTTTTTCCTTATCCAAGGAACTCATCCATCCTTACCATACATCCAATCCGAGAAGAATGGATGCCGGCTTCTATAAGTGCCAGATCTTTTAAAGCGGATTCTGGTGCTCCGAGTTTGACTTCTTCTCCTTCCACTATGGCCCTGTAAAATTCCTTGAATTCCTCTTCAAATAGATTTACAATTGGCGCTTCATGTTTTTCTATTTCGTTGTTTTCTTTTATTATTTCGATTTCACGTGGAGTGGCTCTCATCTTTCCACGAGTGCCATATATCTTCAAGCTTTTATGGGCAGGCGCACGCAATCCGTAGCTAACCGAATAGCTTCCCATGACGCCATTCTCAAAAAGCATGTTGAGTACCATGGTATCTTCTCCACCAATATGATCGTTCACCTTTGTCACGAATCCGGAGACTTCCACAACTTCCCCAAAGATAGCCCTCAGAACGGCCATGTGATGAACTCCCCCATCAGATAAAAATCCTCCAACGTGTTTAGGGAATTTCCTCCAATCTGTGTTGACGTATTCGTTATCTTCGGAAAAATTCACTATAACATTCCAATCAAACATAACGGGCTTTCCTATCTTGCCAATTCTGATCAGATCGTTGATCTGATCCAATTGAGGATCGTACCTTTGGCTTTCCGCGATCATGAAGATGTGATCGTACGCTCTGGAAGTGCGCAATAAATCTTTGGCTGCTTTCACATTTTCAGCTATTGGTTTTTCGCAAATAACGTGAACACCATTTCTTAATGCATCTTGCATTATTTCAAAATTGTATTGAGGTGGAACGGCAATATCTATGGCATCCACAAGACCTGACACTATCATATGATGGTAATTGTTGAAAACTTGAAGCTCTTTATCGAATTCAGATGCGAATTTCTCCGCATTTTCAACGTGTCTGCTGGACACGGCAACCACGTCGAAAAGATCAGACAGCTTCCTCAATGCCGGATAGTGAAGCTTTCTCATGGCTATACCTGTTCCGACAAGGCCTAAGCGCACTTTCTTTGTCATATCTCCCCCTCTTTTCCATTTTTAACCTTAATCTTCTGTGGATAAGAAATCAACTATTTTTTTCACTCCACTTTCGAATTCTTTCCTTACGTCTCCCTGACTCCTTGTTAAAAACAAATTAGCCGCTCCAAACTTCTCGCCCACTTCTGGTATCAGTGGGATCCTTGCTATTATAGCGGTTTCCATTTTTTTCGCCAATTCGTCCGTGTGCTTGCCAAAAAGATAATGCTTTTTTCCGCAATGTGGACAAGTGTAATAAGACATATTCTCCCATATTCCTATCAACGGAACTTTCATCTTTTTAAGGAAGTTCATGATCTTTTCCACATCGCCCAGCGCTACTTTTTGAGGAGTTGTGACTATAACGGCACCATCCACTTTGTTGTCGTAAACTTTCAAAACTTCCAATGGCTCATCACCACTGCCAGGAGGGAAATCCAAAATCATGTAATCAAGATCTCCCCACATCGTATCCTGCAGGAATTGATCGATAAGTTTTGCCTTCAACGGTCCTCTCCATATTATGGGAGTATCGCTATCTATGGCAGATGCTATCGTCATGAACTTTAGCGTTCCAACCTCTATAGGTTGAAAATGTTTACCATCCGTCATGATTTCAGGTTTTTCAATTCCCAATATAACGTGATCATTTGGACCGTGAATATCCACATCCATTAAACCTACGTTGTTACCGTTCAAAGACAATTCCATAGCAAGGTTAACGGCAACGGTTGACTTGCCAACCCCACCTTTTCCGCTCGTAACCATTAAAGTTTTCATCATGCTACCTCCAATTCTGTCAATCTATCCGGATCGATCTTCGCCAATCCATCCAGAGCGATCATCCTTAGTTCAAGTGAATCGTTTGACAACGCAATCGATTCTAATTCGTTTGCCTCTATAGTGCCCAAGGAGATCAACGCTTTTAGCGCTTCCTTCCTTACGGTGAGAGGGTAATTTTTGTTCATGTACTTTTCTATTTCATCACTGCGTATTTTTAACCTTCTTATCACCTTTAGAGCCTCTATTACGGATTTTTCATCTCCGTTGTGGAGTATTTCCTTCAAAGTTTCAACGTTTTCTTCGGTTGGATAATGATAGATGAAGGGAATCGCAACGCTTCTTAGATCCGCGTTTGAAGAATTCAAGAAATCGCCGACGATATCAGACGCTTGTGGAACGTCCATTTGCATAAGAATTTTAAACGCCAGAACTTTTACTTTTTTTGAAGGATGTTTCAGATGATTTAAAGCGAATTTTTCCAGCTTCGTATTCTCTTCCGCACAGTTTTTCAAAGACGCTTTCAAAATGGGGATAACTTTTGCCGGAAGATTCTCTTTGGCCAACATTTCTTCCATGATTTCCCACACACTTTCGCATTTCATGTTGCCTAAAAACTCCAGCGCTATGGAGCTTAGCGGTAGATGATCCAAGGCTATGACTTTCTTTATCGTTTCAAAAGGAGCTATGGAATTTTTCAAGAAAACCTTCAACGCCATTTTTCTGTTTTTGTCAGGCAAAGATGTATCGAAAATAACCTTCTTCAATTTTTCCTCTTCGACTTCTTCGCCAAGTTCGATAAGCGTCTCGAGCGCCGCCATTTTCAGATCTATGTCATCACTGTTGGACATCTCTTTTATTTCTTCGACTGCATCATCGCACCCTATATTTGAACATGCTCTCAATGCCGCAATTTTCACGTCTGACGAAGGTTCTTGTAAAAGCGTTCTTAAAATTTCACACGCGCTTTTGTAATCGCAAAGTCCAGCGGCTTTTGCAACTTCTTTTTTTACCTTGACACTTCTTGTCAGCAGCGATTTCATCTTCTCGTTTTCGAGAGGGTGCTCAACCCTTTCTAAATATCTCAAAGCGGCTATCACGACTTCATCTGAAGAGTGATCTAGAAGACGCACGCCATCGTGCATATGAAATGGATCCTTCAACCTTCTCAACTCATTTAGGGTTGTTACCACAACCGCTGGCGTAACGGAATTCAACCCTTGAGAAATTATTTCTGACTCCCTTTCGATCAAATTTCTTTTTATCCTATTCAAAACTTTTCTTGAATTTTCTTTCATACTTTACCCCGTTTCTTTTCCATAAGTTTTTCTTCCGCTATTGGACGTTGAACGTAAAATGGCTTCAGTGACAGATGATCGTACACATTTTCGCCTTTTTCAAACGCTTTTTCCAAAGATTCTAGCATTTCAAGC
The DNA window shown above is from Mesoaciditoga lauensis cd-1655R = DSM 25116 and carries:
- a CDS encoding Mrp/NBP35 family ATP-binding protein; protein product: MKTLMVTSGKGGVGKSTVAVNLAMELSLNGNNVGLMDVDIHGPNDHVILGIEKPEIMTDGKHFQPIEVGTLKFMTIASAIDSDTPIIWRGPLKAKLIDQFLQDTMWGDLDYMILDFPPGSGDEPLEVLKVYDNKVDGAVIVTTPQKVALGDVEKIMNFLKKMKVPLIGIWENMSYYTCPHCGKKHYLFGKHTDELAKKMETAIIARIPLIPEVGEKFGAANLFLTRSQGDVRKEFESGVKKIVDFLSTED
- a CDS encoding HEAT repeat domain-containing protein gives rise to the protein MKENSRKVLNRIKRNLIERESEIISQGLNSVTPAVVVTTLNELRRLKDPFHMHDGVRLLDHSSDEVVIAALRYLERVEHPLENEKMKSLLTRSVKVKKEVAKAAGLCDYKSACEILRTLLQEPSSDVKIAALRACSNIGCDDAVEEIKEMSNSDDIDLKMAALETLIELGEEVEEEKLKKVIFDTSLPDKNRKMALKVFLKNSIAPFETIKKVIALDHLPLSSIALEFLGNMKCESVWEIMEEMLAKENLPAKVIPILKASLKNCAEENTKLEKFALNHLKHPSKKVKVLAFKILMQMDVPQASDIVGDFLNSSNADLRSVAIPFIYHYPTEENVETLKEILHNGDEKSVIEALKVIRRLKIRSDEIEKYMNKNYPLTVRKEALKALISLGTIEANELESIALSNDSLELRMIALDGLAKIDPDRLTELEVA
- a CDS encoding methylated-DNA--[protein]-cysteine S-methyltransferase translates to MDKEKSFIFKSPIGNILIVEKEGKISTISFIKKARVREKEHKTPSEVIKSALKQLDEYFHGKRTVFDIPILMNGTDFEKKVWKATQAIPFGNVKTYSDIAEIIGKPKAYRAVANALGKNDLVIVIPCHRVTAKGGLGGFSAGLWRKKWLLKHEGINF
- a CDS encoding Gfo/Idh/MocA family protein, with product MTKKVRLGLVGTGIAMRKLHYPALRKLSDLFDVVAVSSRHVENAEKFASEFDKELQVFNNYHHMIVSGLVDAIDIAVPPQYNFEIMQDALRNGVHVICEKPIAENVKAAKDLLRTSRAYDHIFMIAESQRYDPQLDQINDLIRIGKIGKPVMFDWNVIVNFSEDNEYVNTDWRKFPKHVGGFLSDGGVHHMAVLRAIFGEVVEVSGFVTKVNDHIGGEDTMVLNMLFENGVMGSYSVSYGLRAPAHKSLKIYGTRGKMRATPREIEIIKENNEIEKHEAPIVNLFEEEFKEFYRAIVEGEEVKLGAPESALKDLALIEAGIHSSRIGCMVRMDEFLG